In the Pan paniscus chromosome 19, NHGRI_mPanPan1-v2.0_pri, whole genome shotgun sequence genome, ATTATCTTGCTGCACAAGTTGAAACTGATATTGAGTCTACAGGCATCTGGTGGAAACAGCCTAGCGACCCTTAGAAGATAACCAACccggccggtgtggtggctcacgcctttaatcccagcactttgggaggccgaggtgggcagctcacttgaggtcaggagtttgagaccagcctggccaacatggtgaaaccccgtctctactaaaaatacaaaaattggcagggcgtggtggcgcatgcctgtaaccccagctccttgggaggctgaggcaggataatcgcttgaacccggcaggtggaggttgcagtgagccgagatcgaaccactgcactccagcctgggcgacagggcaagactcaatctcaaaaaaaaaaaaaaaaagctgtatgtAACCAGACCACATTACAGAACAAAGGTCCTTATCACAATCTATCAGGATTTCCCAGAGCACATGTCTAGAAAGATGTGGGAGTGGGTATTCCCCGCTACCAACCCCACATACACACCCAAAAAAGCAGCTTTTCTAAACTCAGTTCTGTACAGTCCCTTCTGGCAATGGTGTTTGGTCGTCCACCCCATTTGTCAACATCTATTTATTGACAGCCCGCTTTGTGCCAACCCTTGCTGTTCTCACCCTTGAGGGTGGGGGCTGACAGGGCTTAAATCACAGAGTGGCCGAAATAATACCTGTCGTCTAAATCCCATTCATGTCATTGTCCCCCATCGCTCCCAAAAAAAGGCTGGGCGACCTACAGCGCGGGCTGTGGCACCCACGTTACAAACGGTGGTATAAAGTACATATGCAGCGTCATTCAGGTCAGTTTCAATACCAGGTTTAAACTCTGGACACGGCTTATTGCAGCTGGAGGAGTCCAGGGCTAACATGTGGACTCGGAAGAAGAAGCCGTCGGGGGTGAGGTACAGGCGGTTCATCTTGTACAGCCCGTCCCGATCCACCAGCAGGGTCACCAGCCGGATGCCCGCGCCCAGCACGTCCACATCGTGCACGATCCCGTTCACCGCTGCTTCCGAAAAACAGTTTGGAGAAGAGCATTACCCCGAGTTCCTCTCCCAGTCCCCCAGGAGGTGGTTTTTAGCAACCGCGAAACGGCCCGCACGGGTCAGGCGCCCTGGGATCTCGCGGGCGGGCTTCTCCGGGGCTCGGAAAGGCTCGCGGGGCGGCGGCGCGGCGGCCGGGCTCACCGAATTCGCTCTCGCAGAACGCCTCGCGTTCGTCCAGATCGGACAGGCAGGCGCGCGCGCAGGGCTCAGCGCCGGGCTCCGCGTCCCTCTGCGGCGGGCTGAGGCCGAAGCTGAGGCTGAAgcgcggcggcggcgcgggcgcGGGCGCGGGTCCCGGGGCCAGCGCGGCGGCGCGCGGCCGGTTGGGGTGGGCGTGGCCGGCGGAGCCCTCGGTGGCGAGCGCGGGCGGCCGGGCGGCGGGGAAGCGCAGGGCCCGTGAGCGCGCGCGTCGCGGGGCGTCCTCCGACGCGGGCTCGCGGCGCGGCGACGCGCGGTTCTCGGCTTGCGCCAGGCGCGGGCCCGGCGGGCCAGCGGGCGCGCGTGCGGCCTCCCGGAAGCTGGCCTGGTTGTCGGCCGGCGCGGGGGGCTTCCGGCGGCGCGGGTCAGGCCAGGCGCGGGCGGCGGGAGCGGCCTCGGCCGCGCGCGGCCGCTGCGGGGCCTCAAGGAGCGGCTGCGCGCGGGGCCCCGGTGTCTCCTCCGCGCTCGGGCAGCCGCGGGAGTCCGGCTTTCTGCTGTGCGGCGGCGAGGCtgtggggagagaagaggagaggcgGGAAGGCGGTGGGGGAGGAGAAGCAGTGAGGGGAGGCCGTCGGGGAAAGCCGAAGAAGccgagaaggaagaagagggtaggggaggctgagacgggaggccGAGAGGGGAAGGGAAGCCAGGAGGGGAGGAGGCCGCTAGTGGGGCAGGGGCGCTGCAGAAGAAGGGCtctgggagggggagaggagataGAGGACAAGGGAGGCTTCGCAGGCACCTGCAAGAGGAGAGATGGGAGGGAGGCCCGGAGGCCTGGAAGTGAAGCAGGGAGAACCCGGACGCAGCGTCGCGGCCAAGCGGGGCACGCGCTTCCCAGGCCCCAAAGGAAGAAGGATACGAGGGTCTTGCCCTCTAAGATTATAGCTTTTAAAATTACAACCCCCTATTTACTCTAAGACTAAACATGTCTTACAACACTGGTTAGATAAACTTTTTTGCCCTTCCtttaatatatacgtatatgtgtgtatgtgtgcgtgtgtgtgtgtgtgtgtatatatatatatatatatatatatatatatatataaaacatataaacatcCGCCTCTTTGCTATTTACGGTTTTTGAGAAAGTACCAAGAGCAAACCCCAGGGGGAAAGGTCTCATATTACAGGTTCTCCTAATTGTTTAAGCGCCCCTGACAACAGAACTATTTGGTTTTCCCATCCATGTTTACACTGTCATCCCGGTCTCTGCAGAATCCAGCATTTGTAAGTGGATTTTTATCTGGCTTCTTGGACACCACTTACTGGTAAACCACAGCTAAGGAAGGTTTTAAAAGCTtggctgggaggcagagaggcCCCTGGTTAAGTATAAAAGCACACATCgcttacatttttttccccattagatGATGGAGGAAAGACTCCTAAAATGGTATGgcatgaaaacaaatttttaaaattattagtgaTTTTCCCTAGTTCTGCAGACAGGTTGGTGAGTAAACCTCAGCCAGCTTGGGAGCTGGGCACCTTTCCATACCAGTTACACAATTTCACCTCCTTGCTTGCCTGGGTCCCAGTGCCCTCCAAACAGTCAAGAACtagcctttatttttctctccccttGCATTAAAGAGATGGATCTGCCCATTTGCAGCTCTGGCAACACTTCATTTAAAGTTGATCAGTCTTGCCAAATCGATAATCTGCTTTAAAATCAGCTTTCACCCAGCAATAATAGCTGGTTAGAGTTCATGTTTTTGCAAAGAGGTTGATTCTGACTCATTATGTTGTTAAACGGTTGTGCCATGCACAGCTGAATAAAGTTCTGGTGGATATCCAATTCCTGACTGTCAACTGTTGACCTCACAACTGCTTCCCCATTGATATCACCATCTGTTGTCATGGGAAAGATTGTCTGATATTTGGGTTAAATGCCACTGAAGTCATTCAATTTCCATGTGGAAAAATAACCCAGAGTAAATTGCCCTGTGAGGTACGGAAACTGTTTTTCCCAGAGATAGCGAAGCCGACAGAACAtccaaataaaagcaaaacaaaaacacgaTCCCCCAGAGAACCCCTCATTTCTTCACGGGCTGAGTAACTTAATTTCATTTCGTGCATGAAGTATAAGAGTGTGTGCGTGTTAGTTAAACCCCGGCTCAGGTGTCCCAAGGTTGTGCGCTGGGGCTGCGGGGAGAGCAAAGTGCCCGGGGCTGCCGGATTTCGGCCCCGCTTCCCCCCAGCCCTCCACAGCGCCCCCCGCAGCCCCTGCTCACCCAGTCGAGGGGGGCGGACCCCGCGGCGTCCTGCGAGCCCGGCCCGGGCACGGCTCCCGAAAGGCGCGCCACGACCCCTTTTGACACTTTCCCTCCTCTGTGATGGAGCAACTACTTAACATGCAAAGTTTTCCCCAGCCTGCCCGGCTTGCTCGGGATCATTTCAGTAGCTAAATTGGCTTCTTTCCGAAAAGGCGGCCAAGAGACACGAAACCTTGGGGACACACTTTGCTCCTTTATAAGACGAACGCAGACCCGGGGTGTCCTCTCTTGCGAGCTCTGACCCCCCTCCTCGTCCCACGTTTCACTGAGCCTCCTTCCCAGCTTCCCCCCCCCCAGATCCCGCTCCGCTCCCAGGGCTCCGCACTACACCGATCTTACTTTTTCTCTCCGCCACCGGTGCTTCGGGGGATGATCCGACGATCAAACAGAGGAGCCAGAAAGCTCTAGCTGTCATTTTTGCAGACAGGGTTCCCAGGCTCTAAAAGTGAGCCTGGTcttttgcttgctttctctcccccaaccccttctccacacccccacccccgttCATGCTAATGAGGGGCAGCCTTTGGGGAAACGGGAATCACTCGCTGAGCAGACCATTGGAACAAAACCGAGCCGCAGGgatttctccctcttccttcctaaGGGGGACGAGCACATGGCCTTGCAAAGTTGTCCCCGGGAATGTCTGTCCTGTGATCTGCGGGCGAGGAGAGCATCACAGCCTAAACTTTAAACCTGTGTGCGTTTGCGcgctggggtgggggcagcaaaGGGtggggtgacaagtgcagagaaTAAGCGTGTTTCGGGACTGAGGGACTGGGTGGGGGAGAACGAGTGACGGGAGCTTTTTTCTAGATTAGGTCAACAACAAATAGGAAAATAGTGCTTAAGACAGCGTGGGTTTGTGGAAGGGAGATTCCAGATGACAGAGAATGTATCCTGGAATGTGTGTGTTAGGCAATTTCTAGAGAAACCAAGTCACTGCTTCCTAAGTTTAGTAAAACTGTTTCATTATAtatcacagctcattgtaacctctgcctcccggactaaagcgattctcgtgcctcagcctctcaagtagctgggattacaggcatacgccaccatgcgaggctaatttttgtatttttagcagagacgggatttcaccgtgttggccaggctggtctcaaactcctgacctcaagtgatccacccaccttggcctcccaaagtgctgggattacagcgtgagccaccacgccgggcccagAGGTCTAATTATTAATCAGAATGTTGCCTGTTGAGGCCAGGCAgggtgtttcatgcctgtaatcccagtactttgggagcccgagacaggaggatctcttgagctcaggagttcaagaccagcctgagcaacatggagagaacctgtctctacaaaaaatacaaaaattagccaggcatggtggctcgcatctgtggtcccagccacttgggaggctgaggtgagaggatcacttgagcctaggaggtggaggttgcagtgagccgagattgtgccactgcagtccagcctgagtgacagagagaggccctgtctcaaaaaaaaaaaaaaaaaaaaaaaaaaaaaaaaagaagaagaagaaagaaaagaaagaaagaggaggagccaggcacagtggctcacccctgtaatcccagcattttgggaggccaaggcaggcggatcacgaggtcaggagttcaagaccagcctggccaaaatagtgcaaccctgtctctactaaaattacaaaaaagttagcagggtgtggtggcacacgcctgtagtcccagctactcaggaggctgaggcaggagaatcgcttgaacctgggaggcaaaggttgcagtgagccgagactatgccattgcactccagcctgggtgatagagtgagactttggtctcaaaaagaaaaaaaaaagaggaggaggaggagaaggaagaagaagaaggaggagagcagggccgggtgtggtggctcacgcctgtaatcccagcactttgggaggccgaggtgggtcgatcacgaggccaggagatccagaccatcctggctgacacagtgaaaccccgtctctactgaaaatacaaaaaattagccgggcgtggtggcgggcgcctgtagtcccagctactcgggaggctgaggcaggagactggcgtgaacctgggaggcggagcttgcagtgtggCGCCActgccctgccctccagcctgggtgacagagtgagactctgtctcaaaaaaaaaaaaaaaaaaaagaaggagaggaggaagaggaggaggaggaggaaagaagttTGCCTGTTGAGCATTAAATCAAAGAAGATAAatttgctggctgggtgcggtggctcaacctgtaatcccaacactttgggaggccaaggtgggcagatcacgaggtcaggagttcgagaccagcctggccaacatagtaaaaccccatatctactaaaaatacaaaaattagccaggcatggtggcaggcacctgtaatcccagctacttgggaggctgagggaggagaatcgcttgaacccaggaggcagaagttgcagtgagccaagactgcgccactacactccagcctgggcaacagcacaggactccgtctcaaaaaaaaaagaaagaaagaaagaaaaaagaaaaaaaagaaaagaaatttgcctGTTGAGCATTAAATCAAATTGCAGCTAAGGAGATGAGCTAATCTTCCCTCATTCCGGTGTTAGAGGAGTGAATTATATTCTCCATCCAAAAGAGTAAACCTCTACAGCCCCTGCAAAGCTTGGGTACACCAGAGTCAGGGTCTCCAGACCCTAGACAAGACCAGATAAACACTAGTAAATTCATGCCCTCGGGGCCCTGTTTATAGATGTCCTCAGATCCCCTTCTTTCACGTGCTCTTTCTTTAAGTCAAGTGGAATAAAATTCACTAGGCTTAAGATTTCTCAGTTACAACCACATCTCTGACATACCTTCTTACCATTACATTCAAATCACCCAGAACCTATTGGGGGTGTTCCCGAAACTCTTCTGTTGCAGGAATGTTGTGAATGCCCTGAAACCCACACCCTGAAATGCAGAGGCAGGGAGCAGGCTGGATGGCTCCCAGGGGCTCCCAGAGGCTCCTGGGGTGGCACCAGCTGGAAGAACTTGCCAGAGTCCAGTCCTGGGTCTTGGACAGTGTCTGCCTTGAGCCTTAGAAATCACActaatgggccaggcgcggtggctcacgcctgtaatctcagccctttgggaggccgaggtgggcggatcacctgaggtcaggagtttgagaccagcctcaccaacatggtgaaaccctgtctctactaaaaatacaaaaatagccaggcatggtggcaggtgcctgtaatcccagctacttggaaggctgaggcaggagaatcgcttgagcccgggaggcggaggttgcagtgagccgagatcgcaccatcgcactccagcctaggggacaagagcgagacttcgtctcaaaaaaaaaagaagaagaagaaaaaagaaaccacactAATGGTGGAAGGTACAAAGAGTTCAAAGAGACTGATCTATGTAGCCAGAATGCCAGTTTATTAATTTACAATGAGAAATCAAATCAGAAATGCAAACTCATGTCAGCCTGGGTAGCATTCTCTTTCTATAAACAAGCCACAGAGGAAGCCAAGTTATCCTCCGGGTGCTTGGTAATATAAACCAGAGCCTGGGGAGTTTGTCACCTGATTGGAATGTTTAACAGTATTGGTTTCTCACAGCCTAAGTGTTTGTCTCTGCAATAGGTGTGTATACCTGTCAGGAGGAAGAACCCAAGAGACCAACTGGCATTCCCTTCCTTGATAATTTCTGGTATTTTGAGGTGTGTTTCTGCttagcagatatttattgagcatctactctgtgttgtataataaagaatttgaagtccaggcgcagtggctcacacatgtaatcctggcactttggaaggttgaggcgggcggatcacttgagtttaggaattcaagaccagcctgggcaacatggtgaaactgtctctacaaaataaaaataaaaataaaaataaaatagccagctGAGGTGGTAATTCTAGAGAATTTGAATTCTCTAgagtgactcacagaactcaggataGCATTTTACTTACAATGagttgtattattattttgttggttggttattttatgtttcttttctcttattttaatagagatgggggtgggggccaggtgcagtggctcacgcctgtaatcccaacagtttgggaggctgaggaaggcagatcatttgaggtcaggagtccaagaccagcctggccaacatggtgaaaccccatctcttactgaaaatacaaaaattagttgggtgtggtggtatgcacctgtaatcccagctattcaagaggctgaggcaggagactcacttgaacccgggaggcagaggttgcagtgagccgagatcatgccactgcactccagcctgggtgacagagcgagactccgtctcagaaaaaaaaaaaaaaaaaaaaaaaaattctcttcgtTTTAATGCACATTTCTTTAATGGCAggtgaaattttacatttttttcatagatttattggccatttgcatttcttcttttgttaattgCCTGTTCATATGGTTTGTCTATATATGTTCCAAATATTTCCTGTCAAAATTTTGTTTGTTAAAACCTTTTAGTGATTTTTGCCATAgaactttaaaattatgtatcatAAAAtccatcaaaattttttttttttgaggcggattttcgctcttgttgcccaggctggatgcaatggcgtcatcttggctgactgcaacctccgcctcctgggttcaagcaattctcctgcctcagcctccccagtagctgggattacaggcatgctccaccacacccggctaattttgtatttttagtagagacgggatttcaccatgttggccaggctgatcttgaactcctgaccttgtgatccaccctacttagcctcccaaagtgctgggattacaggtgtgagccactgcacccggccgagaaAGACTTTCTTGaaatcaaaattttatatatatatatatatacacacacacacacatatatatatatataaaatctccctATATTTTTATAATGCTTATAGTTAAATCTTGattccatctggaatttattttggtattGTAGTCTGATGTAagaatctaattttaattttttcttgagtAACAGAAAGTTGTCTAATCCAATTGACAGATAAATCCATCCCTTCCTAAATCTGAAATCTGAGCTATCATCTTTAACATAGAcagtatatttttttatttttttaatttttttgagatggagtctggctctgtagcccaggctggagtacagtagtgcgatcttggctcactgcaaccttggctcactgcaacctcggctcactgcaacctccacctcccaggttcaatcgactctcctgtctcagcctcctgagtagctgggatcataggcacgcaccagcatgcctggctaatttgtatatttttagtagagacccggtttcgacatgttggacaggctgctctcaaattcctggcctaaagtgatccccccgccttggcctcccaaaatgctgggattacaggcgtgagccaccgtgcccggctaggGTATTATCATTTTCTTCGTCTAAGCTCTAAACATTTCTTCTTAGATttaattcctgggtattttatatttttgatgtaaTGTGGatagcatattttttcttttgtattttcggACTGGTTTTAGTAGGTGTCTAGAAAAACTActaagctctttttcttttttttttttttgagacggagtctcgctctgtcgctcaggctggagtgcagtggcgcgatctcggttcactgcaagctccgcctcccgggttcacgccattctcctgcctcagcctcccgagtagctgggactacaggcgcccgccaccacgcccgcctaatttattttgtatttttttagtagagacggggtttcaccgtgttagccaggatggtcttgatgtcctgacctcgtgatctgcccgcctcggcctcccaaagtgctgggatcacaggcgtgagccaccgcgcctgaacttttttttttttttttttttttttgagatagagtcttgctctgtcgcccaggctggagtgcagtggcgcggtctcagctcaccgcaagctgggcctcccaggttcatgccattctcctgcctcagcctccagagtagctgggactacaggcgcccgccaccacgccaggctaattttttgtatttttggaagagacggggtttcaccgtgttagccaggatggtctcgctctcctgatcttgtgatccacctgcctcggcctaccaaagtgctgggattacaggcgtgagccaccgcgccagcctgttttttgtttttgtttttttttttttttttttgagacggagtttcgttctgtcgcccaggctggagtgcaatgacgcgatctcagctagctgcaacctctgtctcctgggttcaaggggttcttctgcctcagcctccagagtagctgggactacaggttcacgccaccacgcctggctaattttttgtattttttgtagagatgggggtttccccatattggccaggctggtctcgaactcctgacctcgtgatccacctgccttggcctaccaaagtgctgggattacaggcatgagccactgcgcccagctcaaaTATTCATTTAGCTTTTTTATTGCATTAAtaagagctctttttttttttagacggagtttcgctcttgttgctcaggctggagtgcaatggcgcgatctcggcttaccacaacctccacctcctaggttccagcaattctcctgcctcagcctccctagtagctgggactgcagacagccaccacgcccagctaattttgtatttttagtagagatggggtttctccatgttggtcagcctggtcttgaactcccaaccttaggtgatccgcctgcctcggtctcccaaagtgctgggatcacaggtgtgagccaccacgcccagccatgcaTTAATaagaggtttcttttttcttttctttttttttcttttagacagagttttgctctgttgcccaggctggagtgcagtggcacgatctcagctcactgcaagctccacctcccaggttcacgccattctcccgcctcagcctcctgagtagctaggactacaggtgcccgccaccacgcctggctaatttttttgtatttttagtagcgacggggttttactgtgttagccaggatgttctcaatctcctgacctcgtgatccgcccgccccggcctcccaaagtgttgggattacagctgtgagccactgcgcccggccttaataAAAGCTTTCTAAGCTTTGTTAATAATACTAATCATAGCCATCAtctttgttttattaatattccTCATTTTTAGAgagcatttcaaatatttcactTTCAAGTAACTAAAAATTTGATTTTACACCGATTATatagagctattttttttttttttttttgagatggagtctcgctctgtcccccaggctggagtgcagtggcacgatctcggctcactgccagctctgcctcttgggttcacgccattctcctgcctcagcctcccgcgtagctgggactacaggcacctgccaccacgcccggctaatttttttgtattttttttatagtagagacagggtttcaccgtgttagccaggatggtctcgatctcctgacctcgtgatccacccccctcggcctcccaaagtgctgggattacaggcgtgagccaccgcgcccggcctatatagAGTTATTTTTATCCGCACTCCTGGGCTGTTGTTTTTGCCTTAGGAATCTGACAAATATTCCTATTTTCTTGTTATGTTATCAGTGTTGATATTCTACTTTCGGCCTTCCATTTTATCTTCTatctctactattatttatttgcttgtttatttatttatttatttatttatttatttatttatttatttattgagacagggtctcactgttgcttaggctggagtacagtggcaaaactcgatcaaggctcactgtggccttgacctcccggggctcaggtgattctcctaccttcgcctccagagtagctgggactacaggcacgcaccaccacacccagctaatttttgtattttttgtagacatggggtttcatcatgttggccaggctggtctccaactcctgggctcaagctatccaacctccttggcctcccaaagtgctgggattataggcataaccTACCACACTCGGTTTTCCTCGTTATTCTAGGAGACATTCCGGAATTTGTACATTTGTTGCTGATTTCATTTTCAGGAGCATCAGTTCTGCCTTTTGCTCTTTCCAATAAggatcttctttcctttctcccctcccctccctccgcccctgctttttttttttctttattaatagagatgggatttcaccctgttgcccaggctggtctcaaactcctgggctcaagctatctgcccatctgggcctcccaaagcccaGGGATTAAgggagtaagccactgcacctggccccagtaAGGGGTTGAAAGCTCAGGAATTAATAGTCAGCTTCCTTTTTTGTTCATCCTGTTGTTTGTTCATTTCAGTCTATTGCCTTCTtataatttccttctttacaaggactatttctccttgtttttttttttttttttttttgagatggagcctcactctgtcacccaggctggagtgcaatggcatgatctcggctcactgcaacctctgcctcctgggttcaagcgattctcttgcgttagctgcccaagtagctaggactacaagtgcaagccaccacacccagccaattttttgtatttttagtagagatggggtttcaccatgttggccaaaatggtcttgatctcttgaccttgtgatccgccctcctcagcctcctaaagtgatgggattacaggcgtgagccaccgcgcccagccgagagtGCCTGTTTCTTAAAATTgtcttggccaggtacagtggctcacaccggtaattccagcactttgagaggccgaggcaggtggatcacctgaggtcaggagtttgagaccagcctggccaacatggtgaaatccgtctctactcaaaatacaaaaatcagccgggcctgatggtgggcacctgtagtcctagctactccgggtgctgaggcatgaaaattacttgagcccacgaggcagaggctgcagtgagccgaaattgcactactgcactccagcctgggcaacagagcaagactctgtctcaaaaaaaaaaaaaaaaaaaaaaaaaaaatatatatatatatatatatgtatgtatgtatgtatgtatttggcccggcactgtggctcacgcctgtaatcctagcactttgggaggccaaggtgggtggatcgcttgcggccaggagtttgagaccagctgggcaacatgatgaaactctgtctctactgaaaatacaaaaattagccggacatcatggtgctcgcctgtagtcccagctgctcaggaggctgaggcaggagaattgcttgaacttgggagacagaggttgcagtgagctgagatggtgccactgcactcca is a window encoding:
- the C19H17orf58 gene encoding UPF0450 protein C17orf58 homolog, which encodes MTARAFWLLCLIVGSSPEAPVAERKTSPPHSRKPDSRGCPSAEETPGPRAQPLLEAPQRPRAAEAAPAARAWPDPRRRKPPAPADNQASFREAARAPAGPPGPRLAQAENRASPRREPASEDAPRRARSRALRFPAARPPALATEGSAGHAHPNRPRAAALAPGPAPAPAPPPRFSLSFGLSPPQRDAEPGAEPCARACLSDLDEREAFCESEFAVNGIVHDVDVLGAGIRLVTLLVDRDGLYKMNRLYLTPDGFFFRVHMLALDSSSCNKPCPEFKPGSRYIVMGHIYHKRRQLPTALLQVLRGRLRPGDGLLRSSSSYVKRFNRKREGQIQGAIHTQCI